From Xylanibacter oryzae DSM 17970, a single genomic window includes:
- a CDS encoding DUF4922 domain-containing protein, with product MSEFIDCFLLCDNLPVVEELVNQLRESKTIQHIHLLVSEDFAKENTVPDNCKFIVADSISSSNTIFNVEKNTYADYVLLYLKASPLSFSPYALERLLCVASDSNAALIYSDHFSIENGKQVKHPTIDYQKGSIRNDFDFGSVLLIKSSLLHLYVHEIETREYDYAGLYDLRLFLSRKGEIMHINEFLYTEEELDTRTSGEKQFDYVDPANLNVQIEMEKAATAHLKEIGALIDTNNYLEPDFKEQSFPVEASVIIPVRDRVKTIKDAVDSALGQKTDFGFNVIVVDNHSTDGTTALLHDYKDNDRLVHIIPETFDLGIGGCWNRAINDDRCGKFAVQLDSDDLYSSPNTLQTIVDAFHKQKAAMIIGSYRMCDFELNTLPPGMIDHKEWTEENGCNNALRINGLGAPRAFFTPLARQIQFPNTSYGEDYAMGLMFSRYYRIGRIYSELYLCRRWGGNSDAALSIDKVNANNLYKDRLRTLEINARQQMIAGKKDIMMDSQLHRFFSHQLEKWDKARNNFRELKNINIRELNAGNFTFTVQFNPARIVSTAAKIDKQNIGMRPCFLCEKNRPAEQRIKVFDEKFDILVNPFPILPEHFTIPAHKHQPQAILANYGEIHKLLSVYPEFMVFYNGPKCGASAPDHAHFQAGTNGILPLQAQWGRLSRNLNVILSFNDDEDISVISDYPVPAILIRSKSAESDEEMFTRVYSAMPVRENEYEPMMNIISWMDGDRHMTVVFPREKHRPDCYSAEGDRQYLVSPGALDMAGMIITPRHEDFERMTAERASSILSEVTVSKDSFATILKKIKECGRLSIEDRLRTAYIKEPQVSVGIISGQKIHFSLNSTYFAKGETITGDQLVELSEGGILWNGNQYQELKFTPKSPEASFSIYDVTIGVNFHWERKETQMFNGSLNLVVEADKITAINVIPVECYLTSVISSEMNATSSVELLKAHSVISRSWLLAQMEKRRQMKNGSNGFFSFIKKDDELIRWYDREDHTIFDVCADDHCQRYQGITKANNKSVVEAICATRGQILMYGDEICDARFSKCCGGVTEEFQYCWENMPKPYLLAIRDNKQGADSSSITPIPDLTDEAQAEKWIRTDVPDSFCNTHDKKILSEILNDYDQETSDFYRWKVEYTQKEIKTLIEDKIKEDFGDILDLIPIERGKSGRICKLKIVGTKKTFVIGKELEIRRTLSNTHLYSSAFVVDKTDISADGIPANFIIRGAGWGHGVGLCQIGAAVMGAEGYKYNEILLHYYRGAKIKKIYK from the coding sequence ATGAGTGAATTTATAGATTGTTTTCTGCTATGTGATAATCTGCCGGTTGTAGAAGAACTGGTAAATCAACTTAGAGAAAGCAAAACAATACAACATATCCATCTTCTTGTTTCGGAAGATTTCGCAAAGGAGAACACTGTTCCGGATAATTGCAAATTTATAGTTGCAGACAGCATATCAAGCAGTAACACTATCTTTAACGTAGAGAAAAATACGTATGCAGATTATGTCTTATTATACTTAAAGGCCTCTCCTTTAAGTTTCAGTCCGTATGCTCTGGAACGCTTGTTATGCGTAGCATCTGATTCTAATGCGGCATTAATATATAGTGATCATTTCTCTATTGAGAATGGAAAGCAGGTAAAACATCCTACAATCGATTATCAAAAAGGTAGTATAAGAAATGATTTTGACTTTGGTAGCGTTTTGCTGATAAAATCGTCATTGTTGCATCTGTATGTTCATGAAATAGAAACAAGAGAATATGATTATGCAGGTCTGTATGATTTAAGGTTGTTCTTAAGTCGTAAAGGTGAAATAATGCATATTAATGAGTTCTTGTATACTGAAGAAGAATTGGATACAAGAACCAGTGGTGAGAAACAGTTTGACTATGTGGATCCTGCTAATCTGAATGTGCAGATAGAGATGGAAAAGGCTGCTACTGCTCATCTTAAGGAGATTGGAGCTCTGATAGATACAAATAACTATTTGGAACCTGACTTTAAGGAACAGAGTTTCCCTGTTGAAGCTTCGGTGATAATACCTGTAAGGGATAGGGTGAAAACCATTAAAGATGCAGTAGATAGTGCATTGGGACAGAAAACAGATTTTGGCTTTAATGTAATCGTTGTTGATAATCACTCAACAGATGGAACAACGGCTTTGCTACATGATTACAAAGATAATGACAGGCTAGTTCATATAATTCCTGAAACTTTTGACCTTGGTATTGGCGGATGTTGGAATAGAGCTATAAATGATGATAGATGTGGAAAGTTTGCTGTCCAGTTGGATAGTGATGATCTGTATTCCTCACCAAATACTCTACAGACAATAGTTGATGCATTCCATAAACAGAAAGCAGCAATGATTATCGGTTCATATCGTATGTGCGATTTTGAATTAAATACTTTACCTCCAGGAATGATAGATCATAAGGAATGGACAGAAGAAAATGGTTGTAATAATGCCTTGCGTATTAATGGCCTGGGAGCTCCACGAGCATTCTTTACGCCATTGGCACGACAGATACAGTTTCCTAATACCAGTTATGGAGAGGACTATGCTATGGGGCTGATGTTCTCTCGTTATTATAGGATAGGACGTATATATTCAGAACTCTATCTATGTAGAAGATGGGGTGGAAACAGCGATGCTGCACTTTCTATTGATAAGGTGAATGCGAATAATTTGTATAAAGACCGTTTGCGTACACTTGAAATAAATGCACGCCAGCAAATGATAGCAGGCAAAAAGGATATAATGATGGATAGTCAGTTACATCGTTTCTTTAGTCATCAGTTGGAAAAATGGGATAAGGCACGAAATAATTTCCGTGAACTAAAAAATATAAATATACGTGAACTGAATGCAGGCAACTTTACTTTTACAGTACAGTTCAATCCTGCAAGGATAGTATCAACTGCAGCTAAGATTGATAAGCAGAATATTGGGATGCGTCCGTGTTTTTTGTGTGAGAAAAATAGACCTGCAGAACAGAGGATAAAAGTATTCGATGAAAAATTTGATATACTGGTAAATCCATTCCCTATTCTTCCTGAACACTTTACAATACCTGCACATAAACACCAACCACAAGCAATATTAGCCAACTATGGCGAAATACACAAACTGCTGTCTGTGTATCCTGAGTTTATGGTGTTTTATAACGGACCGAAGTGTGGAGCTTCTGCTCCTGATCATGCGCATTTTCAAGCAGGTACAAATGGCATACTCCCTTTGCAGGCGCAATGGGGCCGACTGAGTCGTAACCTCAATGTTATTCTATCTTTTAATGATGATGAGGATATATCTGTGATAAGTGATTATCCTGTACCGGCAATACTGATACGTAGCAAATCTGCAGAGAGTGATGAAGAGATGTTCACTAGAGTATATAGTGCAATGCCGGTACGTGAAAATGAATATGAACCGATGATGAATATCATCTCTTGGATGGATGGCGACAGACATATGACAGTTGTATTTCCGAGAGAGAAACATCGCCCTGATTGTTATTCGGCAGAAGGCGACAGGCAATATCTGGTTAGTCCAGGAGCTTTGGATATGGCAGGAATGATAATTACACCTCGTCATGAGGACTTTGAGCGTATGACAGCAGAAAGGGCTTCATCTATATTATCAGAGGTCACTGTATCAAAGGATTCGTTCGCCACTATACTGAAAAAAATAAAGGAATGTGGCCGTTTAAGTATAGAAGACAGATTAAGAACGGCATATATTAAAGAACCGCAAGTTAGTGTTGGTATAATCAGTGGACAGAAAATACATTTCTCTCTTAATTCGACTTATTTTGCTAAGGGAGAGACAATAACAGGCGATCAACTTGTGGAACTCTCTGAAGGTGGAATATTGTGGAATGGTAATCAATATCAAGAACTTAAGTTTACTCCTAAATCACCAGAAGCGTCATTCTCAATATATGATGTAACAATCGGGGTTAATTTTCATTGGGAACGTAAAGAAACGCAAATGTTTAATGGTTCACTAAACTTAGTTGTTGAGGCGGACAAAATAACAGCAATAAATGTAATACCTGTAGAGTGTTATCTTACTAGTGTAATTTCAAGTGAGATGAATGCTACATCATCCGTAGAATTGCTTAAGGCACATTCTGTGATAAGTCGCAGTTGGCTACTTGCGCAAATGGAGAAAAGACGTCAGATGAAAAACGGTTCTAACGGATTCTTTTCATTTATTAAGAAAGATGATGAACTGATAAGATGGTATGATAGGGAAGACCATACGATATTTGACGTCTGTGCAGACGATCATTGTCAACGCTACCAAGGTATAACAAAGGCTAACAATAAATCTGTAGTAGAAGCAATATGTGCTACACGAGGTCAAATTTTAATGTATGGTGATGAAATATGCGATGCACGTTTCTCTAAGTGCTGTGGAGGTGTGACAGAGGAATTCCAATATTGTTGGGAGAATATGCCTAAGCCATATCTTTTGGCAATAAGAGATAATAAACAGGGAGCTGATAGTAGTTCTATTACACCTATACCAGACCTTACAGATGAAGCACAGGCTGAAAAATGGATTCGCACAGATGTTCCAGATTCCTTCTGTAATACTCATGATAAAAAAATCCTTTCGGAGATTCTTAATGATTACGATCAGGAAACATCTGATTTTTATCGATGGAAAGTGGAATATACTCAGAAGGAAATAAAAACTCTTATAGAAGATAAAATAAAAGAGGATTTTGGAGATATTCTAGATCTTATACCTATAGAAAGGGGCAAGAGCGGTCGTATCTGTAAATTGAAAATTGTTGGTACAAAGAAAACCTTTGTTATAGGAAAAGAACTGGAGATTCGTCGCACCCTTAGTAACACACATCTATATAGTAGTGCATTCGTAGTGGATAAGACAGATATCTCTGCAGATGGTATACCTGCTAATTTTATTATAAGAGGTGCCGGCTGGGGGCATGGAGTAGGACTCTGCCAGATTGGTGCTGCCGTAATGGGTGCTGAAGGATATAAATATAACGAAATATTGCTGCACTACTATCGTGGAGCTAAAATAAAGAAAATCTATAAATAG
- a CDS encoding MFS transporter, producing the protein MKRHRNPWAWVPSLYFAEGLPYVAVMTISVILYKRLGMSNADITFYTSWLYLPWMIKPLWSPFIDLIKTKRWWIISMQLLVGAALGGVAFTIQGPLYLQGTLCFFWLMAFSSATHDIAADGFYMLGLNQHQQTLFVGIRSTFYRISTIFGQGILVMIAGNMEVWTRNIKYSWSLIFYFMAGLFIALWLYHHYILPYPAEDRGASNVGAKILFKELWHSVKSFFDKPQVLVGILFMVFYRMPEGLLAKISALFLIDAPHNGGLGLSPQEFGLVQGTVGVIGLTVGGILGGIVASKDGLKKWLWPMVCSISLPNAVYIYLSYSLTSNLWIINTCIFIEQFGYGFGFTAYMLYLIYYCQGEFKTSHYALCTALMAFSMWLPGLFSGMIQEAVGYRMFFIIVVVACALTFIVSALLKIDPEFGKKKKFVDSGDFEKKEEW; encoded by the coding sequence ATGAAAAGACACAGAAATCCTTGGGCATGGGTACCCTCTTTGTATTTTGCAGAAGGTTTGCCTTATGTAGCAGTAATGACAATATCGGTGATATTGTATAAGAGGTTAGGTATGTCAAATGCAGACATAACATTTTATACTTCTTGGTTGTATCTTCCGTGGATGATTAAACCGTTATGGAGTCCATTTATAGATCTTATCAAGACCAAGAGATGGTGGATAATAAGTATGCAGTTGTTGGTGGGCGCAGCTCTAGGCGGTGTGGCTTTTACGATACAAGGACCATTATACTTGCAAGGTACACTATGCTTTTTCTGGTTAATGGCATTCAGCAGTGCTACTCATGACATTGCTGCAGATGGCTTCTATATGCTAGGACTAAATCAGCATCAACAGACTCTATTTGTTGGTATAAGAAGCACTTTTTATCGCATATCTACAATATTCGGTCAAGGAATTCTGGTAATGATAGCCGGTAATATGGAGGTTTGGACACGAAATATAAAATATTCATGGAGTCTTATCTTCTATTTTATGGCAGGACTTTTTATTGCTCTGTGGCTATATCACCATTATATATTACCATACCCTGCAGAAGACAGAGGAGCAAGTAATGTAGGAGCTAAGATACTCTTTAAGGAATTATGGCATTCTGTAAAGTCTTTCTTTGACAAACCACAAGTATTGGTTGGAATCTTGTTCATGGTTTTCTATCGTATGCCGGAAGGGCTTTTGGCAAAAATCTCTGCATTGTTTCTTATAGATGCACCACATAATGGCGGATTGGGACTTTCACCACAGGAGTTTGGCCTTGTTCAGGGAACTGTAGGCGTAATTGGGCTTACTGTAGGTGGTATCTTGGGTGGTATAGTAGCAAGTAAAGACGGACTGAAAAAATGGCTTTGGCCAATGGTTTGTTCAATATCACTCCCTAATGCGGTTTATATATATCTTAGTTATTCGCTTACAAGCAACCTTTGGATAATAAATACATGTATATTTATTGAACAGTTTGGCTATGGATTCGGATTTACGGCTTATATGTTATACCTTATATATTATTGTCAGGGTGAGTTTAAAACATCGCATTATGCATTGTGTACTGCTCTTATGGCTTTCTCTATGTGGCTACCAGGACTATTTTCGGGTATGATACAGGAAGCTGTAGGATATCGTATGTTCTTTATAATTGTTGTTGTGGCATGTGCATTGACATTTATTGTTTCGGCATTGTTGAAGATTGATCCTGAATTTGGAAAGAAAAAGAAATTTGTTGATAGTGGGGATTTCGAAAAAAAGGAAGAATGGTAG
- a CDS encoding putative quinol monooxygenase, with protein sequence MIRLNVFIKTTSAKRTEVIETAKELVTASLNDKGNIAYDIFESDTRNDVLMICETWEDAESLLAHEQSSHFTTLVSKIKEMGKMKIEKFNF encoded by the coding sequence ATGATCAGATTAAATGTTTTTATTAAAACAACTTCAGCCAAACGTACTGAAGTAATTGAAACGGCCAAAGAATTAGTAACCGCTTCGTTAAATGACAAGGGTAATATCGCTTACGATATTTTCGAAAGTGATACCCGTAATGACGTTCTTATGATTTGCGAGACATGGGAGGATGCTGAATCATTATTAGCTCACGAGCAATCATCACACTTTACCACACTAGTTTCTAAAATAAAAGAAATGGGAAAGATGAAGATTGAAAAATTCAACTTCTAA
- a CDS encoding CDP-alcohol phosphatidyltransferase family protein: MSKFNELLKASFKSNDTEEWLDMHFTRPIGLVFALIWKRLGVHPNVITVISIFLGIAAGYMFYFTDLQHNILGVVLLMFANFCDSTDGQLARLTGQKTLVGRVLDGFSGDVWFFAIYVAISLRLEFQIIPGTDIHWGIWIWVLVFLSGFMSHSPQSSLADYYRQIHLYFLKGKEGSELDNYAQQRAIYESLPKKGSILARIFYKNYANYCKSQEKRTPQFQRLNAKIMQAYPNPEDIPSDIKEKFLLGSRPLMMYTNILTFNIRAICIYITCLLNCPWIYLIIEITLLNIIYIYMHKKHESLCRELLKLEF, translated from the coding sequence ATGAGCAAATTTAATGAATTACTTAAGGCTTCATTTAAGTCAAACGATACAGAAGAATGGTTGGATATGCATTTTACTAGACCAATAGGTTTGGTATTTGCTCTTATATGGAAACGTTTGGGCGTTCATCCTAATGTAATAACTGTTATTTCTATTTTTTTAGGCATAGCTGCTGGATACATGTTTTATTTCACGGATTTGCAGCATAATATACTAGGTGTTGTATTACTTATGTTCGCTAATTTTTGCGATAGTACAGATGGGCAATTGGCAAGGCTTACAGGACAAAAAACGCTTGTAGGCAGAGTGCTTGATGGATTTTCTGGAGATGTGTGGTTTTTTGCTATATATGTGGCAATCTCACTAAGATTAGAATTTCAGATAATCCCTGGTACAGATATACATTGGGGCATATGGATATGGGTACTTGTATTCCTTTCAGGATTTATGAGCCATTCACCTCAGAGTTCATTAGCAGATTATTACAGACAGATACATCTGTATTTCTTAAAAGGGAAAGAAGGAAGTGAACTCGATAACTATGCTCAGCAACGAGCAATATACGAATCTCTTCCTAAAAAAGGTTCAATATTAGCCCGTATTTTTTATAAGAATTATGCGAACTATTGTAAAAGTCAGGAGAAAAGAACTCCACAATTCCAAAGGTTGAACGCAAAGATTATGCAGGCATATCCTAATCCAGAAGATATTCCTTCTGATATAAAAGAAAAATTTCTTTTAGGTAGCAGGCCTTTGATGATGTATACTAATATACTTACATTTAATATAAGAGCAATATGTATTTATATAACATGTTTGCTAAATTGTCCATGGATATATTTAATTATTGAAATTACTTTGCTAAATATTATATATATATATATGCACAAAAAACATGAGAGTCTTTGCAGAGAACTATTAAAATTAGAATTTTAA
- a CDS encoding HAD family hydrolase, whose amino-acid sequence MIKGLIFDYGGTLDTAGCHWGQMLWHAYERNNVPVSEQNFRDAYVYGEQTLGNGHIVKSDFTFHKTLDAKIRLEMEWLLMNNKWVADEDTFRNKHDVVLDDLYSKVVDITNKNAEILKELNEHYKMVLVSNFYGNIKEVLKEFHLDGFFSNVIESAVVGIRKPDHRIFSLGVNALGLKPEETVVIGDSFYKDIQPAIKAGCHSVWLKGEGWTEKEYDESIPDSVIYDLKQLNNSISQLNNIK is encoded by the coding sequence ATGATAAAAGGATTGATATTCGATTACGGTGGTACACTTGATACTGCCGGATGTCATTGGGGGCAGATGCTATGGCACGCTTACGAGCGCAATAATGTACCTGTGTCTGAACAGAATTTTAGGGATGCTTACGTATACGGTGAACAAACTTTAGGGAATGGCCATATAGTCAAGTCTGATTTCACTTTCCATAAGACTCTTGATGCTAAAATACGTCTAGAGATGGAATGGCTACTTATGAATAATAAATGGGTGGCTGATGAAGATACATTCAGAAATAAGCATGATGTCGTATTAGATGACTTATATAGTAAAGTTGTTGATATAACTAATAAGAATGCTGAGATTCTTAAAGAACTTAATGAACATTATAAAATGGTACTTGTAAGTAATTTTTACGGCAATATCAAAGAGGTCCTTAAAGAATTTCATCTAGATGGATTTTTTAGTAACGTAATAGAGTCGGCTGTCGTTGGAATACGAAAGCCCGATCATCGTATTTTTTCGTTAGGTGTTAACGCCCTCGGTCTTAAACCAGAAGAAACTGTTGTAATAGGTGACAGTTTCTATAAGGATATACAACCGGCTATAAAGGCTGGTTGCCATTCTGTTTGGCTTAAAGGCGAAGGCTGGACTGAAAAAGAATATGATGAAAGTATCCCTGATAGTGTAATATATGATTTAAAGCAATTAAATAATAGCATAAGTCAACTTAACAATATAAAATAA
- a CDS encoding inositol-3-phosphate synthase yields the protein MKETSVKPAEGKLGIMCVGLGAVTSTFITGTLMIRKGLGKPVGSMTQMDKMRVGRGANAQYKHYGEIVPLANLDDIVFGAWDIFPENAFESAMHAEVLKDRDIYPVKEELEAIKPFKAVFDPEYVKRLNGTWIKNGKNRWDLMEQVRKDIREFKKANNCSRIVVIWAASTEIYVPRNKKVHDDLTALETAMKSDDKTDIAPSMCYAYAALSEGAPFIMGAPNTCVDIPAMWQLAEKTKMPIAGKDFKTGQTLMKTVLAPAFRTRCLGVSGWFSTNILGNRDGEVLDCPENFKTKEVSKLSVINTILKDDEMPDLYSNIFHKVRINYYPPRNDDKEGWDNIDIFGWMGYPMQIKVDFLCKDSILAAPLLLDLTLLCDLAVRAGKWGIQTWLSFFLKSPMHDDENLPVHDLFKQYSILKNAIREMGGYEADEEID from the coding sequence ATGAAAGAAACTAGTGTAAAGCCAGCAGAAGGCAAATTAGGTATTATGTGTGTCGGTCTTGGTGCCGTCACTTCTACCTTTATCACAGGAACCTTAATGATCAGAAAAGGTCTGGGAAAGCCAGTTGGCTCAATGACTCAGATGGACAAAATGCGTGTAGGCAGAGGTGCTAACGCGCAGTACAAACATTATGGAGAAATTGTTCCACTTGCTAATCTTGATGATATCGTATTCGGAGCATGGGATATATTCCCGGAGAATGCCTTTGAAAGTGCAATGCATGCTGAGGTTCTTAAAGACCGCGACATTTATCCAGTAAAGGAAGAACTGGAGGCCATCAAACCATTTAAAGCCGTATTTGATCCTGAATATGTAAAGAGACTTAATGGAACTTGGATTAAAAATGGTAAAAACCGTTGGGATCTTATGGAACAGGTTCGTAAGGATATTCGCGAATTCAAAAAAGCAAATAACTGTTCACGTATCGTTGTTATTTGGGCTGCATCGACAGAAATCTATGTACCTCGTAACAAAAAAGTACATGATGATCTTACAGCATTAGAAACTGCTATGAAGTCTGATGACAAAACAGATATAGCACCATCAATGTGTTATGCTTATGCTGCATTGTCAGAAGGTGCACCATTCATTATGGGAGCTCCTAATACATGCGTAGACATACCAGCAATGTGGCAACTAGCAGAGAAAACGAAGATGCCTATTGCCGGTAAAGACTTCAAGACTGGACAGACTCTTATGAAAACAGTTTTAGCTCCTGCATTCCGTACAAGATGTCTTGGAGTAAGTGGCTGGTTCTCAACTAATATTTTAGGAAACCGTGATGGAGAAGTCCTTGATTGTCCTGAAAACTTCAAAACAAAGGAAGTTTCAAAACTTTCTGTAATAAATACGATCCTTAAGGATGACGAGATGCCAGATCTTTATAGTAATATTTTCCATAAAGTGCGTATCAATTATTATCCGCCTCGCAATGACGATAAGGAAGGTTGGGATAATATAGACATATTTGGATGGATGGGCTACCCTATGCAGATTAAGGTAGATTTCCTATGCAAAGACTCTATTCTTGCAGCACCATTGTTGCTAGATCTTACATTGCTTTGTGATCTTGCCGTACGTGCAGGAAAATGGGGCATACAGACATGGTTGTCATTCTTCCTTAAGAGTCCGATGCACGATGATGAAAATTTACCGGTGCACGACTTATTCAAGCAGTACTCTATCTTGAAGAACGCAATCCGCGAAATGGGCGGTTACGAAGCAGATGAAGAAATCGATTAA
- a CDS encoding DUF5686 and carboxypeptidase-like regulatory domain-containing protein, whose protein sequence is MKKSIKTLFIILLLSALATKVSAQVTGVIIDAVTGDSIPYASASYKGNHIAVSSNGSGRYSVERHEGWYLTFSAVGYQPQRILINGNTSNSLNVKLKPDTRKLSEVVVKAKRKRYSRKENPAVELMRRVIAAKMRTNLENHDYYQYNKYQKITLAVNDITPAQLDSGKFKNKKWLVNQVEVCPYNNKLILPISVDETVTQNIFRKNPKTAKTIVMGQNSSGINQFLETGDIINVTLKDVFTDVNIYDDQVRLLQYPFTSPIGKNAIAFYRYYIVDTVFVNREKCYHLEFLPNNQQDFGFRGELYILADSTLHVKKCNLTIPKRSDVNFVENLQIQQEYTKLDDGEWVLSTDDMLVEMKLAKFLSKVAVIRTTRLSDYAFDALPDKIFKGKAKERKEADAMMKDEAFWKQYRTVSLTKSESDMDAFIHHIEQIKGFKYILFGAKALVENFVETGDEKHPSKVDIGPINTMVTKNFIDGWRTRVSAQTTANLDKHLFFSGYYAHGWDSNKNYYKGDVTYSFNKKDYLPREFPKRTLSFTSTYDVCSPSDKFVNTDKDNVFTAFKWATVDKMMFYNSQELSFEREEDWGLKTSVSLKTEKDEACGSMFFTPLSEMNYNDARPNHSIRTTEASFEILFAPGQTFINTKQRRLPINLDAPVYTISHTIGFKGILGGDYRYNFTEASIYKRFWMNSWGKIDCHLRGGIEWNKVPYPLLIMPAANLSYIIEDETFNLINNMEFLNDRYASLDVSWDLNGKIFNRIPLLKKLKWREYLGVKCLWGSLSDKNNPELAQNKGENQLMAFPEGCYVMDNNRPYVELVAGVHNIFKIMHVEYVRRLNYLNLPTAHKQGIRFMFRLTF, encoded by the coding sequence ATGAAGAAATCGATTAAGACCTTATTTATAATACTCCTGTTATCAGCGCTGGCCACAAAGGTCAGCGCACAGGTAACAGGAGTAATTATTGATGCTGTTACAGGCGACAGCATTCCATATGCCAGCGCATCTTACAAAGGCAATCATATTGCTGTATCAAGCAATGGATCTGGCAGATACTCCGTGGAGCGACACGAAGGATGGTATCTTACATTTAGTGCGGTAGGCTATCAGCCGCAGCGTATATTGATAAACGGAAATACTTCTAATAGTTTGAATGTCAAGTTGAAACCTGACACAAGAAAACTGAGTGAAGTGGTAGTGAAAGCTAAGCGCAAAAGGTACAGCCGTAAAGAGAATCCGGCGGTAGAGCTTATGCGGCGTGTTATAGCCGCTAAGATGCGTACTAATCTAGAAAATCATGACTATTACCAATATAATAAATATCAAAAAATAACACTGGCAGTAAACGATATAACGCCAGCACAACTTGATAGTGGCAAGTTTAAAAATAAAAAATGGCTTGTAAATCAGGTTGAGGTTTGTCCTTATAACAACAAACTTATTTTGCCTATTTCTGTTGATGAGACAGTAACGCAGAATATATTCCGTAAAAATCCGAAAACCGCAAAAACAATAGTAATGGGGCAGAATAGCTCTGGAATTAATCAATTTCTTGAGACTGGAGATATTATTAATGTTACACTAAAGGATGTCTTTACGGATGTTAATATATATGACGATCAAGTGCGTCTGTTGCAATATCCGTTTACTAGTCCTATAGGTAAAAATGCTATAGCTTTCTATAGGTATTATATAGTAGATACTGTTTTTGTTAACAGGGAAAAATGTTATCATCTTGAGTTTCTTCCAAATAATCAGCAGGACTTTGGATTTCGTGGAGAACTTTACATCCTTGCAGATTCTACACTGCATGTGAAAAAATGCAATCTTACTATACCGAAACGTAGTGATGTAAATTTCGTTGAAAATCTTCAGATACAGCAGGAATACACTAAACTTGATGATGGTGAGTGGGTACTTTCAACTGATGATATGCTAGTAGAAATGAAACTGGCCAAATTTCTGAGTAAGGTCGCTGTTATAAGAACGACTCGACTTAGTGATTATGCTTTTGATGCCTTGCCTGATAAAATATTCAAAGGCAAAGCTAAAGAGCGTAAAGAAGCCGATGCTATGATGAAGGATGAGGCTTTCTGGAAACAATATAGAACAGTCTCGCTTACTAAGAGCGAAAGTGATATGGACGCATTTATACATCATATAGAACAGATAAAGGGCTTTAAATATATTCTTTTTGGAGCGAAAGCTCTTGTTGAGAATTTTGTTGAGACTGGGGATGAAAAACACCCTAGTAAAGTTGACATTGGACCAATAAATACAATGGTAACAAAGAACTTTATAGACGGTTGGCGTACGCGTGTAAGTGCTCAAACTACTGCAAATCTAGACAAGCATTTATTCTTTTCCGGATATTATGCTCACGGCTGGGATAGTAATAAAAATTATTATAAAGGCGACGTAACATATTCATTTAATAAGAAAGATTATTTGCCAAGGGAATTTCCTAAGCGTACATTGTCCTTTACATCAACCTATGATGTCTGTTCACCGTCAGATAAGTTTGTGAATACGGATAAAGATAATGTTTTTACTGCGTTCAAGTGGGCTACTGTTGATAAAATGATGTTTTACAATAGTCAGGAGTTAAGTTTTGAGCGTGAGGAAGATTGGGGATTGAAAACTTCTGTTAGTTTGAAAACAGAGAAAGATGAAGCTTGTGGAAGTATGTTTTTTACTCCGCTTTCAGAAATGAATTATAATGATGCGCGTCCTAATCATAGTATTCGTACGACAGAAGCTAGTTTCGAGATACTTTTTGCTCCAGGTCAGACATTCATTAATACGAAACAGCGAAGGCTTCCTATAAATCTTGATGCTCCAGTGTATACAATAAGTCATACTATTGGTTTTAAGGGTATATTAGGAGGTGATTATAGATACAACTTCACAGAGGCTAGTATTTACAAACGTTTCTGGATGAACAGTTGGGGTAAAATAGACTGCCATTTACGCGGTGGAATAGAGTGGAATAAAGTTCCATATCCATTGTTGATAATGCCGGCAGCAAATCTTTCATATATAATAGAAGATGAAACATTCAATCTTATTAATAATATGGAATTTTTAAATGACCGCTATGCTAGTCTTGATGTTTCGTGGGACCTCAACGGTAAGATATTCAACCGCATTCCGTTGCTGAAAAAGCTGAAATGGCGTGAATATCTTGGCGTTAAATGTCTTTGGGGATCGCTGAGCGATAAAAATAATCCAGAACTTGCTCAAAATAAAGGTGAAAACCAATTAATGGCATTCCCTGAAGGTTGTTATGTAATGGATAATAATCGCCCATATGTAGAATTAGTAGCCGGAGTACATAATATATTTAAGATAATGCATGTGGAATATGTACGTAGACTAAATTACCTTAATTTACCTACAGCCCACAAGCAAGGCATACGCTTTATGTTCAGGCTTACATTTTAA